The genomic stretch CTGCGCCTGGACAAAGCGCACCCCGCTGGCCTTGGCCGCTTCGAACAATTCGCACACCACCCGATAAGGGTCGATGAAGTGCCCGGTGCACGGAAAGAACAGTCCGCCCAACAGTGACGGGCTGAGTTGCGGCGCCGCTTCACGCACGGTTTCGGCCGACCAGAAGTCCACCGGCACCGCCTGCTGTTGCATGCGTGTGCGCAACGCCTCCAGTGTCTGGCGTGACTCAGGCTTCTCGAACACCAGCAACGAACCATCCTCTTGAAACAATTCGCTGCGCCCGATCGAGCCCAACAGCCGGTGCCAGGCGCCCAAGCTGCCTTCGTTCAACGTGCGGATGCCAGCCACGCTGCGCTGGAACGGCGCCTGGCGCAGGTTGAGCAGCAGCCGCGTGAACCACGGCATGGCCTTGGGCAGGTATTTCCAGTCCAGGCGCAGCGGGCCCATCGGGTCGAGCAGCATGCGAGGCAGGCGCTTGAGGATCGACAGGTCGGCAATCGGAAACACTTGCTCGGTTGCCAGGTGCCCGGCATTGCCGAAAGACGCGCCGAGGCCGGGTGCCTGGCGGTCGACCAGCATTACCCGATGGCCCTGGCGGGTCAGTTGCAGGGCACAGGTGACGCCGACAATGCCGGCGCCCACCACGGCGATATCGGTTTCAGCGGTTTCGACCATGCTCAGTCTTCCCGTTTACCATCAAGCAGGCGCCGCAGCTGCAGCGGGTTGCCGTGTTTCAACGCTTGCGGCAGCAGCGCATTGGGGAAGTCCTGGTAGCAAACCGGGCGCAGGAAACGCAGGATCGCCGCCGTGCCCACCGAGGTGGTGCGGGCATCGGAAGTGGCCGGGAACGGCCCGCCGTGGACCATGGCATCGCACACCTCGACGCCGGTCGGCCAGCCATTGACCAGAATGCGCCCGGCCTTACGCTCAAGGGTGGGTAGCAGGGCGCGAGCGCTGTCGATGTCGGCCTCGTCCAGTTGCAGGGTGGCGGTCAGCTGACCTTCCAGGTGTTCCGCTACCTGGCGGACCTGCTCATCGTCGGTGCAGGCAACGACCAGCGACGCTGCACCGAACACCTCAGCCTGCAACGCCGGGTCGGCGAGAAACGCTTCGGCCTGGGTCACGAACAACTGTGCCTGGCACTGGTTGGGGCCCTGATCGGTTTGGCCACTGGCGATGGTTTGGGCACAGGGGTTGTCTGCCAGGGCTGCGATACCGGCCTGGTAGGCACTGAAAATGCCGGGGGTGAGCATGGTTTGGGCGGCGGCCTGCTGCACGTACCCGGCGGCTGCAGTGATGAACCGCTGCAATGCCGGCCCCTGCCGGGCGATTACCAGGCCAGGGTTGGTGCAGAACTGGCCGGCGCCCTGGGTCAGCGAGGCGACGAAACCTTGTGCCAGTGCTTCGGCACGGGTTTGCAGGGCGGCGTCGAACAGGAACACCGGGTTGATCGAACTCATTTCGGCATACACCGGAATAGGCTCCGGGCGCGCCTGGGCGGCCTGGCACAGCGCTATGCCACCGCTGCGCGAACCGGTGAAACCAACGGCTTTGATACGTGGGTCGCTGACCAGGGCAATGCCCACTTCGCGGCCCGAGCCATAAAGCAGCGAGAACACACCCTCCGGTAAGCCGCACTGCTTCACCGCTTGCGCCACCGCCTGGCCGACCAGCTCGCTGGTGCCGGGGTGGGCACTGTGGGCCTTGACCACCACTGGGCAGCCAGCGGCCAGTGCCGACGCGGTGTCACCACCGGCCACCGAGAAGGCCAGCGGGAAATTGCTGGCGCCAAACACGGCGACTGGCCCCAGGGCCACCTGGCGCTGGCGCAGATCAGCGCGGTTGAGTGGCTGGCGCTGAGGCAGGGCGCTGTCGACCCGCACGTCCAGCCATTCGCCGGCCCGCACTACCCGGGCAAAGGTGCGTAGCTGGGTGCAGGTACGACCACGCTCGCCCTGAATGCGCGCCTTGGGCAGGCCGGTTTCGGCCACGGCGCGGTCGATCAGGGCATCGCCGATGGCCTCGATCTGTGTGGCGATGGCTTCAAGGAACTCTGCTCGTTGTTCGAGCGATGTTTCGCGGTAGGCGTCGAATGCCGCCCAGGCCAGGGCGCAGGCCTGGGCCACGTGTTCGCCTGTGCCGCCGAGGTAGGCCGGTTCCAACGTCTGACCGGTACTTGGGTCGATGGCACGGATGGCTTCGCGGCTGCCGGTTACCGGCCTCTGGCCGATCAGCAGGTTGCCTGTGAGGGGCATGTAGCCTCCTTGGAAATCTAATGCAGATGCATGGGGGGGATTACGACCCCTGTAGGAGCGGGTTCACCCGCGAACACCGGCGAAGCCGGTGCCATGCACCGGGTCGCCTGATTCGCGGGCACGCCCGCTCCCACAGGGAGAGCAGTGGCTGCTCAGGCGATGTTTTGCTCAGCCGACCAGCTGGCGTACCAGCTGCGGAACAGCGTGTACTGCTGTTCGGCATAGTTGCGCTGAGCGTCGGTCAGTACGTCGGTCTCGTTGAAGTGCAGGCTGTACTCGGTGTCGCCGTTCAGCACCATCAGGTGCTTGTAATACAACACCAGGTCGCAGCCTTCATCGAACGACGACAGCACCGCCAGCGCCGCTTCCAGCTCGCGCGCCAGGCGGCGGGCACGGGCGTCGCCTTTGGCCGCCTGTTTACTCAGGCTCACCAGTTGCAGCACTTCCCGCGGCAGGGCATTGCCGATGCCGGTGATGGCGCCGGTGGCGTTGCAATTGACGAAGCCATGCACCACTTGGGTGTCGACACCGACCATCAGGGTGACATCGTCATCCTTGGAGGTGATGTGTTCGGCGGCGTAGCGCAGGTCGGCGCCACCGCCGAACTCCTTGAAGCCGATCAGGTTGGGGAACTCGCTGCGCAGTTCGAAGAACAGGTCGGCGCGGGTGGCAAAGCCGTAGTAAGGGCTGTTGTAGATCACCGCCGGCAGTTTCGGCGCGGCAGCGAGGATGGCCGAGAAGTGGTGCTTCTGGGCGATCAGTGAAGCACCGCGGCTGAGCACGCGGGGGA from Pseudomonas putida encodes the following:
- a CDS encoding dihydrodipicolinate synthase family protein, which codes for MNDNIFTGTMPALMTPCTAERKPDFDALVRKGRELIEAGMSAVVYCGSMGDWPLLTEAERQEGVARLVAAGIPTIVGTGAVNTREAVSHAAHAAKVGAAGLMVIPRVLSRGASLIAQKHHFSAILAAAPKLPAVIYNSPYYGFATRADLFFELRSEFPNLIGFKEFGGGADLRYAAEHITSKDDDVTLMVGVDTQVVHGFVNCNATGAITGIGNALPREVLQLVSLSKQAAKGDARARRLARELEAALAVLSSFDEGCDLVLYYKHLMVLNGDTEYSLHFNETDVLTDAQRNYAEQQYTLFRSWYASWSAEQNIA
- a CDS encoding aldehyde dehydrogenase family protein, with amino-acid sequence MPLTGNLLIGQRPVTGSREAIRAIDPSTGQTLEPAYLGGTGEHVAQACALAWAAFDAYRETSLEQRAEFLEAIATQIEAIGDALIDRAVAETGLPKARIQGERGRTCTQLRTFARVVRAGEWLDVRVDSALPQRQPLNRADLRQRQVALGPVAVFGASNFPLAFSVAGGDTASALAAGCPVVVKAHSAHPGTSELVGQAVAQAVKQCGLPEGVFSLLYGSGREVGIALVSDPRIKAVGFTGSRSGGIALCQAAQARPEPIPVYAEMSSINPVFLFDAALQTRAEALAQGFVASLTQGAGQFCTNPGLVIARQGPALQRFITAAAGYVQQAAAQTMLTPGIFSAYQAGIAALADNPCAQTIASGQTDQGPNQCQAQLFVTQAEAFLADPALQAEVFGAASLVVACTDDEQVRQVAEHLEGQLTATLQLDEADIDSARALLPTLERKAGRILVNGWPTGVEVCDAMVHGGPFPATSDARTTSVGTAAILRFLRPVCYQDFPNALLPQALKHGNPLQLRRLLDGKRED
- a CDS encoding FAD-dependent oxidoreductase; this encodes MVETAETDIAVVGAGIVGVTCALQLTRQGHRVMLVDRQAPGLGASFGNAGHLATEQVFPIADLSILKRLPRMLLDPMGPLRLDWKYLPKAMPWFTRLLLNLRQAPFQRSVAGIRTLNEGSLGAWHRLLGSIGRSELFQEDGSLLVFEKPESRQTLEALRTRMQQQAVPVDFWSAETVREAAPQLSPSLLGGLFFPCTGHFIDPYRVVCELFEAAKASGVRFVQAQVDGGQLHSAGVSLASDQGMLNARQVLVSCGAHSAKLTAALTGKRVPLDTERGYHLMLPGEHQRLPFAVTSLERKFIMTPMADGLRLAGTVEFAGLQAPPSMQRAWQLHRLSKGLFRHDLSVEGATPWMGFRPSLPDSLPVIDRVCDGRVLLAFGHQHLGLTQAAVTAEWVGRLAEQAGGPEMAAYRLDRF